The proteins below come from a single Mercenaria mercenaria strain notata chromosome 3, MADL_Memer_1, whole genome shotgun sequence genomic window:
- the LOC123525713 gene encoding uncharacterized protein LOC123525713, whose product MEKTHKQLKRKDDEYRENENAMKRQNTDNRYMEKRHKQLKRKDDEYRENENTMKRQNTDNRYMEKTHKQLKRKDDEYRENENAMKRENSDNRYMEKTHKQLKRKDDEYRENENKTKREDTNNRFREKEKKTVEKKR is encoded by the coding sequence ATGGAGAAAACACACAAACAGTTAAAAAGAAAAGATGATGAATACAGAGAGAATGAAAATGCAATGAAAAGACAAAATACTGACAACAGATATATGGAGAAAAGACACAAACAGTTAAAAAGAAAAGATGATGAATACAGAGAGAatgaaaatacaatgaaaagaCAAAATACTGACAACAGATATATGGAGAAAACACACAAACAGTTAAAAAGAAAAGATGATGAATACAGAGAGAATGAAAATGCAATGAAAAGAGAAAATTCTGACAACAGATATATGGAGAAAACACACAAACAGTTAAAAAGAAAAGATGATGAATACAGagagaatgaaaataaaacaaaaagagaaGACACAAACAATCGGTTCAGAGAAAAGGAGAAAAAAACAGTTGAAAAGAAAAGATGA
- the LOC128555670 gene encoding uncharacterized protein LOC128555670: protein MWQPNHWSVFRETVRTNNDVEGWHRRINTRAGRADLGFYLLVPLLRREAETVDLQIRLVSAHLLTRLHRARYARLHGALFDAWDKYEDGELTTTQLLRRCSNIAGLGPSTGFTNSAVQEDV from the exons ATGTGGCAGCCGAACCACTGGAGTGTGTTCAGGGAGACGGTCAGGACAAACAACGACGTTGAAG gGTGGCACAGACGAATCAACACCCGGGCTGGTCGGGCTGATTTGGGGTTCTACCTGCTTGTACCTTTGCTTCGCAGAGAGGCCGAGACGGTAGATCTCCAAATCAGGCTTGTATCAGCCCATCTACTGACGAGGCTACACAGAGCAAGATACGCCAGACTCCATGGGGCATTGTTTGACGCTTGGGACAAATACGAAGACGGTGAACTGACGACGACACAACTTCTACGTAGATGCAGCAACATCGCGGGGCTCGGACCTTCCACTGGATTTACCAACAGCGCGGTACAAGAAGAtgtataa